A region of the Bdellovibrionota bacterium genome:
CGTGCATGGCAATACGCGGGGAAGAGTTCGGACCGCGCGATTTCGCTCGCGAGGACGGAAGCGAGGCAAGGGAGATGGAACCGAGTTGAAAGTTTAGCGAAGAGCGTCGTCGCAGATTCCCGAAGCTCTCCTTCCGATCTTGCGTGGGGACAGATTTACGTGGGAGATGCCGCCGTGGTTCGGGACGAACAGACCGCCGCGGCCGATTCCTATGCACGGGTCCAGGCCTCTGCCGTGGACCCGGACATCGGATTGGCCGTGCAGGCCCGGCTCCATTTACTCCAGGAAGGGGAGACCGACTCGCTTCTCCGGCTTATTCAACGGGGCCCCGACGAGAAATGGGTTGAATCGATGATCGAAGCCCGGGCCACTCCGCCGCATCCATCCGCTCCTCTCCTCCTTTACGCCGCGCGCGCCGCCGCTAAGCGCGGAAATCTTTCCGTCGCTCGACGTATCCTTTCTCAAGTGCCCTCGGATCCAGGGGCCGACTTGGAAAGAATCCAGCGTGCGTTGGAGGCCGAGATCTTCGAAAAACAAAGGGATGATGCGCACGCCATCGAAGCCTATGAACGACTTGGAAGCCGAGCTAGCGCTCAAGGGGAGATCCTTCGCGCAGAGGATCAGATCGCTCGCCTCCGCTGGCTCGCTTCGGCGAAACCGGGGGAATAGCTTCATTAACGCGAATGCTTTTCACTTGCCATGGGTGCCGCCTTGTGTCAAATGGACTGCCGGTGCCGCGATGGGCTTGCGAATCAGACTGGCGTGCCTAGTTCTTATCGGACTCATCCTCCCTTTTCGTGCATTTTCGTCGGATCAGGATCTGGAAACGGGGAAAAAGCTCCACGACGCGGGAGATTACGACGGTGCCATCCGAATTTACCGACAGGTTTTGAAAGATGAACCGAAAAATGAAATAGCGCGCTACGAGCTTGGTTTCTCTCTTTATTCTAAAGGGGAATATCGGAAATCGATCCGCGTATTGGAAAAACTCTTAGAGGACAATCCTGAGTTCAATCCCCTCCCCTATAGCACATTGGGGTCGGCTTACGACGGCCTGACGAAGTTAGGAGATGGAGAAAAGGTCCTGCGCGAAGGCCTTGATCACTTTTCCGATTCTTCCTTGCTGCACTATAACCTGGGAATTAACTTGAGCCTCCAGAATCGGACGGATGAAGCGACCCGGGAGTTCATTGCGGATCTGCGCCTCAAGCCCGACCATTCGTCGGCATGGCTCGCCCTGGCGGAATTTCAGTTCACTCAGCATGAAAGACACCGAGCTTTTCTCCTGTTCGCTCGCTTTCTTGCCCTGGAGTCGGATACCAAGCGCGCCAAGTCAGCTGCTTCGCGGCTCTGGGCGCTCCTCTTCTTGGGTGTCTCCCGCCGGCCGGAACTGAATAAGGAAGGAAAAGCGCAGATCGACGTTACTGTCCCGCCCCCAAATCCCGATGGAACAGACCCCCAGGGGGCGCGAGATCTCGGCATGTCAATGGTCGCAGCAACTCGGTTCACGGAAGAAGAAAAAGGGCTCAGCGACGCCGAGTTCTTTACGACGAAGTTCCCGTCCGTTTTGGATATCCTCGTTGAACAAGCTGAATCAAAGGACCCGGATGGCTTTTGGCAAACGCTTGTCCTGAACTTCTTTTCGGACGCGAAGGATGCCGACGTGATTAACACCATGGCGTATCTTTCTCGAAAACCGCTTGGTGAATCCGGCGTCACTCAGTGGCTCGAGAGCCATGCGGCCGAAGTGGAAAAATACCGTCAGTGGGCTTCCAGCTGGAAGCCGCCGGCGAACTAGCCCGGATCCGACAATAAATCTCGGTAAAAATCGATGCGGCTCGCTTCAGCGGAGCTTCGGAAACAGTCTCATTTTCGCCTGATACTTCTTGAGATCTCTGGATTTTTCTCTTGACGTCACCAGCGTGACGTCGGGCGTGTCCACGACGACCAGGTCATCGACGCCGCAGACTACGATCGGTTTCGAATCGGATCGAACGAGATTGCCGCCGCCGTCGACCACTTCGGCGTCTCCCAGCACGACATTGCTTCGATCCGTCTTCGCAAGCGCTTCGTGGACCGCCGCCCAGGTTCCCAGATCGGACCAGTCGAATTTGGCCGGCACCACTTCAACGGCCCGACTTTTTTCCATGAGGGCGTAATCGATGGAAAGGTTGGGGAGTTTTTCGTACGTAGGGCCTAGGTCCTGAAGCCCGAGTCGCTGACTCCAGTCGATCTGGCGAAGCGGGCGATAAATGTTGGGAGCATAGCGGGCCATTTCCTTTCCGAAAAAATCGCTCCGCCAGGCGAACATCCCGCTGTTCCAAAAATGGCGGAGTGAACGCGCGAACTTCCGCGCCTTCGCCAAGGGAGGTTTCTCAATAAATCGCTGGACGCGAAAGGCACCTTTCTTCGCGCGGTCGCGGGTGATCTCGACGTACCCGAAGTCGGTGCGCGGTTCGCGGATCGAGAGGCCGAAGGTCACCAGCGACTCTCCGTCCGCCGCTCGTTTCACACCCCGTCTCATCGTTTCGGCGAATCGTTTTTCCTCCGGAATCCATTGATCGGCCGTGAGAACCAGAATCGTCGTCGCCTGGCCGCGCTTCGTTTCGATTTCCAGCGTGGCCGCACAACAGGCCGGCCCGGAATTGCGTCCCATCGGCTCGGCCAAAATCCTCTCCGGATCGAAGCCGGATAGAGCTTGCCGCGTCGCGGCCACTTGCGAAGCAATGGTCACGATCCAAACGTGCTCGGATTCTACAAGCATCCTGGCCCGGGAGACGGCCTGCTCTATAAGCGTCTGCTGATGGGGTAACCGAAGGAGTTGCTTCGGCCGTTCGGCGCGGCTGAGCGGCCAGAGCCTCGTTCCGCCGCCGCCCGCCAGAATGAGGACGTCCATATTCGCGCTCATCGGAAAGGCGATCTTGGCAAATCGGGAGCGAGAGCGCTATCTTTCCAGTTACCACCCATTTGAGTTAATATATTTGAAGAGGCGATTTTCCGGGGCGGTGGTTCCGGAGAGTCGCGTTGAAACAAGGCTTTAGCGAGCTGGGCTCCTGCCGGTTCGATAAGGTCGAAAGGAGACAAAGATGTCCTTACGCGATGAGGCCGTACGCGCCTCTATTTCCCGACTTCCGCGCAAGATCGTTCGTCCGACGGACCCCCTCGGCAAGACATTGCCCGTCAGCGGCTACTTCGGAAGCCTGACGTTCGGACTCGATCAGATTAAGGAGAAAATCTCCAAAGATTCGTTCGATGCCTTAATGGCCATGGTGCATCGGGGCGCTCGACTTCCCAAAAATGTCTCCGATGAGATCGCCACCGTCATCCGGGACTGGGCGATGAGCTATGGGGTCACCCATTTCTGTCATTGGTTTCAGCCGATGACCGGTCTGACGGCCGAAAAACACGATGCCTTTATCACGACGCGAGTCACGGAAACTGGACAGACGCAAGTGTTAGAACGCTTCTCGGGTTCGGCGCTCATTCAATCCGAACCGGACGCCAGTTCCTTTCCCAGCGGCGGGATGCGCTCCACGTTTGAGGCCCGCGGTTACACCGCGTGGGACCCGAGCAGCCCGATCTTCATCATGGAATCGACCAACGGTAAAACCATGTGCGTCCCCTCGGCTTTCTTGAGCTGGCACGGTCACGCACTGGACACCAAGACTCCCCTGCTTCGCTCCACCGAAGCGCTTTCACGTGAAGCGGTTCGTTTTCTAAAGTTGCTGGGGGACGTGGACATTACGGCGGTTAACGCCACACTTGGCGCCGAACAGGAATACTTTCTCATCGACCGCGCCCTTTTTGCGGCGCGACCTGACCTGCTCATGACGGGACGCACGCTCGTCGGTCGCGCCTCCACGCGTGGACAGCAGTTTGAAGATCATTATTTTGGACCGATCACGTCACGCGTTCTCTCCTTCATGCAAGAGCTCGAACAGGAGATGTACAAATTGGGAGTTCCGTTGAAGACCCGTCACAACGAAGTGGCGCCGGCACAGTACGAAGTGGCGCCCATTTTCGAGGATGCGAACTTAAGCTGCGATCACAACTCCCTCTGCATGGACATGATGTGTCGGATCGCGCGGCGGCACGATCTCGTCTGTCTCCTGCACGAGAAACCGTTCGCCGGAATCAACGGCAGCGGAAAGCACAATAACTGGAGCTTGGCCACGCAAAAGGGGGACAACCTTCTCGATCCAGGCAAAACCCCGCATCAAAACCTTCGTTTCCTAGCCGTGCTGGCAGCGGTTTTGAAGGCGGTGCACGAACACGCCGATATGCTGCGAGCGGCGATTGCCTCGCCCGGCAACGATCATCGACTCGGGGCCAATGAGGCGCCGCCTGCGATCATCAGCGCATTTCTGGGTCAGAGCTTGAGCGAAATCTTGGATCACATTGAAACCGGGCAAATGCCGAAAGCCTCCACCGATGAGGCGATATTAAGTCTCGGCGTTTCGAAGCTTCCCGTCGTTGCCCGCGACAACACGGACCGGAACCGGACCTCGCCGTTCGCTTTCACCGGAAACAAGTTCGAGTTCCGGGCGGTAGGAGCTTCGGCGAACATTGCGATAGCCATTACCGTTCTCAATGCGGCGACGGCCGATTCTTTCGCTCAGCTTACGGAAAGATTGGAAAAGAAACTGGCGCAAGCGATGGGGCGCGACGAAGCGATCTTGGGGTTGGTCCGGGAAGTGATCGCAGAAACCAAGAAGATCCGCTTCGAAGGAAATAACTATTCGGACGAGTGGAAAACGGAAGCCAAGGAACGCGGCCTTCCCAACCTGACATCGGCACCGGAAGCGCTCAAGGTGCTGGAGAACGCCAAAGCGTGGGAATTCCTGACACGTTTTAAAGTTCTCTCCGCCGAAGAGATCAAGGCTTGGCACGTCATCATGCTGGAGCGATACATCAAGCAGATCGAAATGGAGGCGGCCACGATGCTTGAGCTGGTCGACACGCACGTCCTTCCGGCGATGGAAGAAGAGGTCACGCGCGTCGCCCACATGGTCACCGAACTCAAGTCGACCGGCCACAAGACCGGCAATCGACGCCTCGACCAGGCGACGACGATGTACGACCATTTGATGGACGCGTGCGCCGCGCTGGACAAGGAATTAGCCGCAGCCCAGGGGATTCATGATGAAGCCAAGAAAGCGTCGGCCTTGAGCAAGAAAGTCTTTCCGGCGATGGAAAAACTCCGGGAATTTTCGGACCAGGCCGAGGGCTTCGTCGCCGACGAACTCTGGCGGCTGCCGAAGTATCGGGAGATGCTGTTTCTGAAGTAAGAAAGGCGAACTCGGGACACTAACCCGTCGTTCGACCGGGTTTCGGCTTCATGAGCAGATCCAGGAAAAAGAGTGCCGCCCCTACGGTGATGCACGAGTCGGCCACGTTGAAGGCCGGCCAATGGTGGGTTTTGAAATAAAAATCCAAGAAGTCGACCACATACCCCTGACGAATGCGGTCGATGAGATTCCCGATCGCTCCGCTTAAGATCAATATGAGAGCCCACCGAGGAATACGTTCCTCCGGTTTCAGGCGAACGAGAAGATAGACCACCAGGCCGATCGCCAAGATTGACGTGACAACGAAGAAGCTCATCGACCATTTGGCTCCGAGACCGAACGCCGCGCCGGTATTGTGAACCAGCGTCAAGTTGAAAACTCCGGGAAGGATTGATTTCGACTGCCCGCGGCCAAAGTGCGTCGCCATCCAATGTTTGGATCCCAAATCCAATGCCGCCAAAAGGGCCGTGGCCCCAGATATCTTGAGATACTTTGAGGCGATTGGGTTCATATCGCGTCGATCACCTCGGCACAGCGGCGGCAAAGTTTCAGATGTTTTTCCACCGCCCCGACGTCCGACGGATACGTCCAACACCGCTCGCACCGTTGGCCGACAATTTTTCGCACGCCTACTTTGAGTCCCGGAATTTCCGCCGATTCGAAGAGATCCATCTCTTTGGCTATGCTCTTGGTCAATCTGGCCCGCGAAACGATCCAGAGCATCGGGAGTTCCTTTTGATACTGCTCGATCAGCGTCCGAATCGGTTCGGGCGCCGCCACCTCGACCTCGGCTTCCAGCGACTGACCGATGACCTTTTGCTGCCGAAGCTTTTCCAAGGCCTTCGAGACTTCTCCCCGGACGAGAAACAGCTTTTCCCAGCGACCGGCAAATTCACGTTCTTCCGCCGGAGCGGCGGGAGGAAACTCCGCCAGATGCACCGATGAAGTCTTTCCGTTAAAGGCGGGGAGATGGTCCCAAATTTCCTCTGCCGTCATCGGGAGAATCGGCGCCAGAAGACGTGTCAGGTGATCCGCCACGTCAAACAGAACCGTCTGCGCGCTCCGCCGACGCGCCCCATCGGCCCGATCGCAATAGAGCGTGTCTTTTGAAATATCGAGATACCACGCACTCAGTTCCACGACGCAGAATTCGTTGAGGGACTGAACGACGACGTGAAACTCGTAATCCTCGTACGCCTTTCGGCATTTCTGAGCGACCTGCGCCAGGCGATCCGCCGCCCATCGGTCGATCTCACGTGACAGTTCAGAGCGCGGGACGCGGTGTCGATCCGGCTCAAAGTCGAACAAATTCCCCAAACAGAAGCGCGCCGTATTCCGAATCCGCCGGTACGACTCGACGGCCCGATCGAGAATCTCTTTGGAGAGCCGCACATCGTCCCGATAATCCTCCATCGCCACCCAGAGACGAAGCATCTCCGCGCCCCGCTCTTTGACCGACTCTTGCGCCGAGATGTAGTTGCCCACCGATTTGGACATCTTCCGGCCCTCTCCGTCCACGACAAATCCGTGAGTCACGACGGCTTTGAACGGGGCATGGCCCCGGGTCGCCATCCCCTCCAGAAGACTGGAATGGAACCACCCGCGATGTTGGTCGCTTCCTTCCAAATAAAGATCGCAGGGCCAACGAAGACCGGTACGTTGCTCGAGGACAGCGGCGTGACTCGCCCCCGAGTCAAACCAGACATCCAGGATGTCCTGGCCTTTTTCGAAATCTTTCGCGCCACACTTCGTGCATGCGGTTCCTGTAGGCAGCAGTTCCGCGCTCTCATATTGAAACCAAGCGTCGGACCCCTCTTTCGCGAACCTTTCGGCCACGTGCGAAACGGCCGAAGCGGAAAGCAGATTTTCGCCGCATGCTTTACAAACGAACGTGATGACCGGAACCCCCCACACTCTTTGGCGGGATAGACACCAATCCGGCCGCCCGGCCACCATGCCGTAAATGCGCTCGCGTCCCCATTTGGGAATCCACAGAATTCGGTCGATCTCCTCCAGGGCATTCTTGCGAAGATCCCGATGGGAAAGCGAGAGAAACCATTGCGCCGTAGCACGGAAGACCACCGGATTCTTGCAGCGCCAGCAGTGCGGATAGCTGTGCGTGACCTTGAGCTCTTTTTCGAACAGGCGGTCCAGCTTCTTGAGGTGCTCGATGATCTTGGGATTCGCTTCGAACACACGCTCGCCGGCGAAATGTTCCACGTCTTTCTCAAAGCGCCCGTCCGGGCCGACCGGAGAATAGATCTCCAGGCCATGCTCGAGGCCCAATTGATAATCCTCCTCGCCATGACCGGGCGCCGTGTGAACCAAACCGCTTCCGGTATCCAGCGTGACATGCTCCCCGGGAAAGAAGTGAATTTCGCGCTTCACGAAAGGATGTTGGGCCACGAGCGAGGCAAGACGCTCTCCTTTTCCGATATTCCCGACCTCTTTTAAAGAAATCTGTTGTGCTTCAGCAACCTGCTCAACCATCGCTTTTGCCATGATGAAACGTCCGGGCTTTCCTTTTCGTTCGACGACGACATAATCGGCCGTCTTTTGATAAGCGATCGCCATCGACGCCGGCAAGGTCCAAGGCGTCGTCGTCCAAATGAGGGCAAATCGTTCCTTCGGATCACTCTTGGGAAGACCCAGTTTTTCCCAACCGCTGGCGATGGGATACGCCACATAAACGCTGGGCGATTGATGGTCTTCGTATTCGATCTCCGCCTCCGCCAACGCCGTCTGACAGGATATGCACCAATGGATGGAGCGCCGACTCCGGTAGACAAAGCCTTTGTCCACAACCTTTGCGAACTCCCGGGCGATTTGGGCTTCGTAGCTGAAATCCATCGTTCGATACGGGTTTTCCCATTCCCCGAAAATTCCGAGGCGCTTGAACTCCTCGCGCTGGATGTCGATGAATCGCTCCGCATATTTGCGACACTCCCGGCGAAGCTCCAATTTCGAAAAACTCTTCGCCTTTCCGCCCAGCTGTTTGACGACCTGATGCTCGATCGGCAAGCCGTGGCAGTCCCAACCCGGCACGTAAGGGCTCAAAAACCCGGCCATCGACTTGGACTTCACGACCAGATCCTTGAGCGTCTTGTTCATCACGTGGCCCACATGAATGTTCCCGTTGGCGTACGGAGGGCCGTCGTGCAGAAGAAAGAGCGGTTTCGCGGAATTCTTCGCAAGAATTTGCCGGTAGAGGCCGGCTTTTTCCCAACGCTCCAAAAAGATCGGTTCGCGCTGCGTTAAATTCGCCTTCATCGGAAAATCGGTCTTGGGCAGCTGAATTGTTGATTTGTAGTCCATCGGCGTAGAAATAGGGTCCGATGTCTATTCGTCCGGCCTCTGAACTGTCAAGAAGATTGACTCTTTTCAAGCACTTCCAAAGTTTTTGGAATGCCGGCAGCGATCTTCTTTTTCCGCCCACTTGTACGGTTTGCTCGGCCCGCTCGCCTTTACGAAAGGGCGGCATCTGCGCACCGTGTGACGAGCAATTCTATTCACCGATGGAATTGACGGTTCCCGGCGCTGAAGTTGAACGCGCCCGAGCGATTGCCGCCGGCTTTTACGAAGGCCCCCTTCGCGACCTGGTTCTGAGAGTCAAATTCCACGCGGATCCTCGCCCGCTCCCCCTTCTGAAGGATTTTCTGCGGCGAGCTTCGGATCAACTTGTCCGGACGTTGCCCACGACCATCATTGCCGTTCCTGCCGATCGGCGACGGCTCCGAAAAAGGGGGGTCGATTTGCCCGCTTTGTTGGCCAAGGATCTGGCGTTACATCTTCGAGTTCCTTTCGAACGAAATATCGTGCGCAAAGTCCGGGCGACATCGGCTCAAACCTCTCTGGATCAAAAGGAGCGCCGCGGAAATCTGGAGGGCGCGTTTGAAGTGGTGGCGGATCCGGCCGAGCAAAACATTCTTGTGGTCGACGATGTCTTCACCACGGGGGCTACGGCCGGCGTGGTCACGGAACTTCTTCTCTGCTCAGGCGCCCACGCCGTTATATGGGCGACTCTCGCTCGCACTCCCCTCAGCTTAAAGGTTATTGAAGAGCCGTAAGGTGTGACGCCACAAACTCCCGAAGTTGCCTGAGCGTCACTTGAGAAAGCTTGCCGCTGAATTGAACTCCGTACCCGCGCAACGGCCCCGAAAACCGGCCGTCGATTCGTACGACCGCTCCGGAAACCATGCAGAGGACTTTTTTCGCCCGCGGACCTAATTGCATCGGCAGGTAAAATAGGATCTCCGTGCCCATGGTCAGGGGTTCTTGCGTGATCAAGAAGACGCCCTGTTCGCTGACATCTCTTACGAACCCCGTTTGATTGCTACGGTGATTCGGTTTGAAAACCGCCGCCTGCCCGTAGTCCACCCTTCGAGCTTTGCGTTCATATGCAAACTCTTGCTTCCGAACATTTGTGGCAGAATTAGCCATGGACAAATATAATAGCAACTTTTGTACCCGATTCAAGATACAATATAACTATATGATATTATGTTGTTTATAAAAACAAAACTGGGCATTTGTGTGCAAAAAGTGAGCATGCGTAACTTTTATTCATTACCTTTCTGCGCACTCGCTTGGGGCCTCTTATCGATCGGCGGGATTCTTAAGGCCGCGACCGACCAACGCCTTTTTCAGCGCCTTTAGAACCTGGGGCCGATCGGCGAGATAGATCCCTTTCATTGGCGGGGCGATTGGGTAATACCGTCCGTTCCCCGGCAAAAGATCGGGACGATCGACCGGAGAAAGTCGCCAGTCCCCAACTCGATAAGCGTACAGGTCTGCGGCTCGAGCTCCTTCTCGGCGCGCTATATCGATGATGGACAAGATTTCATCGACCGTTGGATGAGATTGTCTAGGACTGTCTAGCGAGGTACCCACCCAGAATGTGAATATGGGAAACGGTTGCTCGCCAAAAAGAGTCTTCAGTTTTCGAACGATTCTTCGTGTCTGATCCTGATATTCCCGGAGATCCTGTTCCCCCGACCACGAAAACGCGGCGTAAACAGAGATGGCATCGAAGAACCTGGCCAAATCCCGAATGTCGAGGCCCCGCTGATCCAACATGTTCGCCAATGCCGATGCTCCTAATTGCGCTCGAACTTTCGCAGCGGCCGCACCGGTGACTCCCTCGGTTTCTAAAATAAGCTCATCGTCTTCGAGAACGAGGAGATGCGCGGGATTCGGGTCTTCCCGTCGAATGGCGGCACGGGTCGCCTGAGCCCAATCCCGAAGCCAGGCCTTTCGGGCTTCAATCCAGTCCCACCACTTCTTCGGATTCGAGGGTTCCGCCGGCGGCGCCACTTCGTTCCAATCCGATGCCGGTTTCTCCCGCCAAGCCTTCGCCAGCGCCGGCAAATCCCCGTATTTTTTCATGAGCCATACTCGAAAGCGGATCCGATCCAGCTCGGAATAACTTGAGAACCTACCCTCGCGTAAACCGGCGATTTTCGGCCGGCCCATTTGAAACGTTTCATCAAAATAATAGCCGAGGAAGTTGCGATGACCTTTGGCCGCCTCCGCCAGGGTTTCAAGATAGGGCACCCAGATACGATCCACCCATGTGCGTTCAAAAAGGTTCGGCGTAATCCGAACAACGCCCAGTTCATCCACGGTCTCCATTCCGGCTGGAACCGGAAGTTGAGACGCCGATGGTCCCCAAATATTGAGATAAACGC
Encoded here:
- a CDS encoding tetratricopeptide repeat protein, translating into MGLRIRLACLVLIGLILPFRAFSSDQDLETGKKLHDAGDYDGAIRIYRQVLKDEPKNEIARYELGFSLYSKGEYRKSIRVLEKLLEDNPEFNPLPYSTLGSAYDGLTKLGDGEKVLREGLDHFSDSSLLHYNLGINLSLQNRTDEATREFIADLRLKPDHSSAWLALAEFQFTQHERHRAFLLFARFLALESDTKRAKSAASRLWALLFLGVSRRPELNKEGKAQIDVTVPPPNPDGTDPQGARDLGMSMVAATRFTEEEKGLSDAEFFTTKFPSVLDILVEQAESKDPDGFWQTLVLNFFSDAKDADVINTMAYLSRKPLGESGVTQWLESHAAEVEKYRQWASSWKPPAN
- a CDS encoding sugar phosphate nucleotidyltransferase; its protein translation is MDVLILAGGGGTRLWPLSRAERPKQLLRLPHQQTLIEQAVSRARMLVESEHVWIVTIASQVAATRQALSGFDPERILAEPMGRNSGPACCAATLEIETKRGQATTILVLTADQWIPEEKRFAETMRRGVKRAADGESLVTFGLSIREPRTDFGYVEITRDRAKKGAFRVQRFIEKPPLAKARKFARSLRHFWNSGMFAWRSDFFGKEMARYAPNIYRPLRQIDWSQRLGLQDLGPTYEKLPNLSIDYALMEKSRAVEVVPAKFDWSDLGTWAAVHEALAKTDRSNVVLGDAEVVDGGGNLVRSDSKPIVVCGVDDLVVVDTPDVTLVTSREKSRDLKKYQAKMRLFPKLR
- a CDS encoding glutamine synthetase III, with product MSLRDEAVRASISRLPRKIVRPTDPLGKTLPVSGYFGSLTFGLDQIKEKISKDSFDALMAMVHRGARLPKNVSDEIATVIRDWAMSYGVTHFCHWFQPMTGLTAEKHDAFITTRVTETGQTQVLERFSGSALIQSEPDASSFPSGGMRSTFEARGYTAWDPSSPIFIMESTNGKTMCVPSAFLSWHGHALDTKTPLLRSTEALSREAVRFLKLLGDVDITAVNATLGAEQEYFLIDRALFAARPDLLMTGRTLVGRASTRGQQFEDHYFGPITSRVLSFMQELEQEMYKLGVPLKTRHNEVAPAQYEVAPIFEDANLSCDHNSLCMDMMCRIARRHDLVCLLHEKPFAGINGSGKHNNWSLATQKGDNLLDPGKTPHQNLRFLAVLAAVLKAVHEHADMLRAAIASPGNDHRLGANEAPPAIISAFLGQSLSEILDHIETGQMPKASTDEAILSLGVSKLPVVARDNTDRNRTSPFAFTGNKFEFRAVGASANIAIAITVLNAATADSFAQLTERLEKKLAQAMGRDEAILGLVREVIAETKKIRFEGNNYSDEWKTEAKERGLPNLTSAPEALKVLENAKAWEFLTRFKVLSAEEIKAWHVIMLERYIKQIEMEAATMLELVDTHVLPAMEEEVTRVAHMVTELKSTGHKTGNRRLDQATTMYDHLMDACAALDKELAAAQGIHDEAKKASALSKKVFPAMEKLREFSDQAEGFVADELWRLPKYREMLFLK
- the lspA gene encoding signal peptidase II; its protein translation is MNPIASKYLKISGATALLAALDLGSKHWMATHFGRGQSKSILPGVFNLTLVHNTGAAFGLGAKWSMSFFVVTSILAIGLVVYLLVRLKPEERIPRWALILILSGAIGNLIDRIRQGYVVDFLDFYFKTHHWPAFNVADSCITVGAALFFLDLLMKPKPGRTTG
- the ileS gene encoding isoleucine--tRNA ligase, producing MDYKSTIQLPKTDFPMKANLTQREPIFLERWEKAGLYRQILAKNSAKPLFLLHDGPPYANGNIHVGHVMNKTLKDLVVKSKSMAGFLSPYVPGWDCHGLPIEHQVVKQLGGKAKSFSKLELRRECRKYAERFIDIQREEFKRLGIFGEWENPYRTMDFSYEAQIAREFAKVVDKGFVYRSRRSIHWCISCQTALAEAEIEYEDHQSPSVYVAYPIASGWEKLGLPKSDPKERFALIWTTTPWTLPASMAIAYQKTADYVVVERKGKPGRFIMAKAMVEQVAEAQQISLKEVGNIGKGERLASLVAQHPFVKREIHFFPGEHVTLDTGSGLVHTAPGHGEEDYQLGLEHGLEIYSPVGPDGRFEKDVEHFAGERVFEANPKIIEHLKKLDRLFEKELKVTHSYPHCWRCKNPVVFRATAQWFLSLSHRDLRKNALEEIDRILWIPKWGRERIYGMVAGRPDWCLSRQRVWGVPVITFVCKACGENLLSASAVSHVAERFAKEGSDAWFQYESAELLPTGTACTKCGAKDFEKGQDILDVWFDSGASHAAVLEQRTGLRWPCDLYLEGSDQHRGWFHSSLLEGMATRGHAPFKAVVTHGFVVDGEGRKMSKSVGNYISAQESVKERGAEMLRLWVAMEDYRDDVRLSKEILDRAVESYRRIRNTARFCLGNLFDFEPDRHRVPRSELSREIDRWAADRLAQVAQKCRKAYEDYEFHVVVQSLNEFCVVELSAWYLDISKDTLYCDRADGARRRSAQTVLFDVADHLTRLLAPILPMTAEEIWDHLPAFNGKTSSVHLAEFPPAAPAEEREFAGRWEKLFLVRGEVSKALEKLRQQKVIGQSLEAEVEVAAPEPIRTLIEQYQKELPMLWIVSRARLTKSIAKEMDLFESAEIPGLKVGVRKIVGQRCERCWTYPSDVGAVEKHLKLCRRCAEVIDAI
- a CDS encoding phosphoribosyltransferase family protein; amino-acid sequence: MELTVPGAEVERARAIAAGFYEGPLRDLVLRVKFHADPRPLPLLKDFLRRASDQLVRTLPTTIIAVPADRRRLRKRGVDLPALLAKDLALHLRVPFERNIVRKVRATSAQTSLDQKERRGNLEGAFEVVADPAEQNILVVDDVFTTGATAGVVTELLLCSGAHAVIWATLARTPLSLKVIEEP
- a CDS encoding PilZ domain-containing protein, giving the protein MANSATNVRKQEFAYERKARRVDYGQAAVFKPNHRSNQTGFVRDVSEQGVFLITQEPLTMGTEILFYLPMQLGPRAKKVLCMVSGAVVRIDGRFSGPLRGYGVQFSGKLSQVTLRQLREFVASHLTALQ
- a CDS encoding beta-galactosidase → MGAWYWLNSVPPTQWKSDLQEMKAGGISYVVAAFGYDTTAFVRRAHDMRTFLDEADEAGLGVYLNIWGPSASQLPVPAGMETVDELGVVRITPNLFERTWVDRIWVPYLETLAEAAKGHRNFLGYYFDETFQMGRPKIAGLREGRFSSYSELDRIRFRVWLMKKYGDLPALAKAWREKPASDWNEVAPPAEPSNPKKWWDWIEARKAWLRDWAQATRAAIRREDPNPAHLLVLEDDELILETEGVTGAAAAKVRAQLGASALANMLDQRGLDIRDLARFFDAISVYAAFSWSGEQDLREYQDQTRRIVRKLKTLFGEQPFPIFTFWVGTSLDSPRQSHPTVDEILSIIDIARREGARAADLYAYRVGDWRLSPVDRPDLLPGNGRYYPIAPPMKGIYLADRPQVLKALKKALVGRGLKNPADR